A single region of the Populus nigra chromosome 2, ddPopNigr1.1, whole genome shotgun sequence genome encodes:
- the LOC133682824 gene encoding LRR receptor-like serine/threonine-protein kinase ER1, which produces MTMHPLRSCFSVLFVVYLLQCKLFFVHCILDPLDFLALQSVRKSLDDMPGSNFFASWDFTSDPCNFAGVYCESDRVIALNLGDPRAGSPGLIGRLDPAIGKLSSLTELSVVPGRIMGSLPQSISQLKDLRFLAISRNFLSGGIPATLGQLRNLKTLDLSYNQLTGDIPRSIGTIPGLSNVILSHNRISGSVPPFLSETLTRLELKHNELSGSISPTSLPPSLQYLSLSWNRLSGPVDLLLIRLDRLNYLDLSMNQFSGCIPSRIFTFPITNLQLQRNSFSGPVQPGGEVTIPTVDLSYNRLSGGVSPMFSTVQTLYLNNNRFIGQVPGSFVDRLMDASIQVLYLQHNYLTGMQINPTVEIPLSSSLCLQYNCMVPPIQTPCPLKAGKQRTRPTAQCNEWRG; this is translated from the coding sequence ATGACAATGCACCCATTAAGATCATGCTTTTCCGTTTTGTTCGTTGTCTATCTTCTTCaatgtaaattgttttttgtgcATTGTATTTTAGACCCACTTGATTTCTTAGCTCTACAGTCCGTTAGAAAATCCTTAGACGACATGCCTGGTTCCAACTTCTTTGCTTCATGGGACTTCACTTCTGATCCTTGCAACTTCGCTGGAGTGTATTGTGAATCAGACCGGGTGATCGCTCTCAACTTGGGCGATCCTCGTGCAGGGTCTCCTGGTCTAATAGGCCGACTCGACCCTGCCATTGGCAAGCTCTCTTCTCTGACTGAACTCTCTGTTGTTCCAGGTCGAATCATGGGTTCTCTCCCGCAATCAATCTCCCAATTAAAAGACCTTCGCTTTCTCGCTATCAGCCGGAACTTCCTCTCTGGCGGGATACCGGCAACTCTAGGCCAGTTACGAAACCTCAAAACCCTTGATCTCAGCTACAATCAGCTCACCGGAGATATCCCTCGCTCTATAGGTACCATACCAGGGCTCTCCAATGTCATTCTCAGCCACAACCGCATCTCCGGTTCGGTCCCACCATTTCTCTCAGAAACTCTAACCCGGCTCGAGTTGAAACACAACGAACTCTCTGGTTCCATCTCGCcaacctccctccctccctcgcTGCAATACCTCTCTCTTTCCTGGAACCGCCTCTCCGGTCCGGTCGACTTGTTATTGATCCGGCTCGACCGGTTAAACTATCTGGACCTGAGTATGAACCAGTTCTCGGGCTGTATTCCGAGTCGAATCTTCACCTTCCCCATAACCAACCTTCAACTGCAGAGAAATTCGTTTTCCGGTCCGGTTCAACCGGGAGGTGAGGTGACAATACCGACCGTTGATCTTAGCTACAACAGATTGTCGGGTGGAGTATCGCCCATGTTCTCAACCGTACAGACTTTGTATCTGAATAATAACCGGTTCATAGGACAGGTTCCGGGTAGTTTTGTGGACCGGTTAATGGATGCGAGCATACAAGTACTTTATTTGCAGCATAATTATTTAACAGGGATGCAGATTAATCCAACGGTTGAGATTCCGTTGAGCAGTTCGCTGTGCTTGCAGTATAATTGTATGGTGCCGCCCATACAGACGCCGTGCCCCTTGAAGGCCGGAAAGCAGAGGACAAGGCCTACCGCACAGTGCAACGAATGGAGGGGGTAA
- the LOC133682547 gene encoding LEC14B protein, producing the protein MGYAMSRLETESELCDDGKTIPEAGSSKRASNWLNNLDHEIAQVTKLKSSPHKQLAELVPGMHKSSVSTLKMLVGREANYSARGRFSAADRCHMLSRYLPVNGPWLVDQMSTRAYVSQFSADGSLFVAGFQGSYIRIYNVEKGWKVQKNILAKSLRWTVTDTSLSPDQRHLVYASMSPIVHIVDAGSAETESLANVTEFHDGLDFSSGDGGYSFGIFSVKFSNDGRELVAGSNDDSIYVYDLEQNKLSLRILAHTSDVNTVCFADESGHLIFSGSDDNLCKVWDRRCFIAKGKPAGVLTGHLEGITFIDSHGDGRYFISNGKDQTIKLWDIRKMAPNATSYSGLRNYEWDYRWMDYPYEARDLKHPCDQSIATYKGHSVLRTLIRCYFSPVYSTGQKYIYTGSHDSCVYIYDLVTGELVSLLQHHKSPVRDCSWHPYYPMLVSSSWDGDVVKWEFPGNGEAPVPSTKKRIRRRQFD; encoded by the exons ATGGGTTACGCTATGAGCAGACTGGAGACTGAATCTGAACTCTGTGATGATGGCAAGACCATTCCTGAGGCTGGTAGCAGCAAGAGAGCCAGCAATTGGTTGAATAACTTAGACCATGAAATTGCTCAGGTTACGAAGTTGAAATCTAGTCCGCATAAACAGCTGGCCGAACTTGTTCCCGGCATGCATAAGTCATCTGTTTCCACTCTTAAGATGTTGGTTGGTCGAGAAGCTAATTATTCAGCAAGGGGAAGATTCTCTGCAGCTGATCGTTGTCACATGCTTAGCAGATATTTGCCTGTCAATGGACCTTGGCTTGTTGACCAGATGAGTACCCGAGCCTATGTCTCGCAGTTTTCAGCTGATGGCTCTCTATTTGTTGCTGGGTTTCAG GGAAGCTATATTAGAATATACAATGTGGAGAAGGGGTGGAAAGTTCAGAAGAACATTCTTGCCAAAAGTTTGCGTTGGACTGTTACCGATACATCTCTTTCCCCAGATCAGCGCCATCTC GTTTATGCAAGCATGTCACCTATTGTCCATATTGTTGATGCTGGGTCTGCCGAAACAGAGTCGCTTGCAAACGTTACG GAGTTTCATGACGGATTGGACTTTTCTTCTGGTGATGGGGGCTATTCTTTTGGAATCTTCTCTGTGAAATTTTCCAATGATGGGCGAGAACTTGTTGCAGGAAGTAATGATGACTCCATATATGTCTACGACCTTGAACAAAATAAGCTCTCCCTCAGAATTTTGGCACACACG TCTGATGTTAACACTGTATGTTTTGCTGATGAAAGTGGCCACCTTATCTTTTCTGGGAGTGATGATAATCTTTGCAAG GTGTGGGATAGACGCTGCTTTATTGCAAAAGGGAAGCCAGCTGGAGTCCTAACAGGACACTTAGAAGGCATAACATTTATTGACAGCCATGGAGATGGTcggtattttatttcaaatggtAAAGATCAGACTATCAAACTTTGGGATATTCGGAAAATGGCCCCTAATGCTACTAG CTATTCAGGGCTGAGGAATTATGAATGGGACTACAGGTGGATGGACTACCCATATGAGGCAAGAGATTTGAAACACCCCTGCGATCAATCAATAGCCACATATAAAGGTCATTCGGTTCTGCGCACTCTTATCCGCTGCTACTTCTCTCCTGTATATAG TACTGGCCAGAAGTACATTTACACTGGATCTCATGATTCTTGTGTTTATATTTATGACTTG GTGACTGGAGAACTAGTTTCATTACTACAACATCATAAATCACCTGTAAGAGATTGTAGTTGGCACCCATATTATCCCATGCTTGTCAGCTCTTCTTGGGACGGAGATGTTGTAAAATGGGAGTTTCCTGGCAATGGAGAAGCTCCAGTCCCTTCAACCAAGAAGAGAATTCGAAGGAGACAATTTGATTGA